A region of the Falco peregrinus isolate bFalPer1 chromosome 19, bFalPer1.pri, whole genome shotgun sequence genome:
GGCGCAGGGGAGGTGTCAGCAcggtgctgggctggcagggaaaCGGGGGAGAGGTTGGGCAGGGGGCAcgggcacagggctggggtggaggagcccggcagctgcctgcacccgTGGGGCAGCCCAGCGGGTTCCTGCCTGTGCATCAGGGAGATTCCAGCCTGAAGGAGCTCGGCAAGTCATCGTTAGCATAAATAGACTTTATTGCTCTGTACACACGtgcgcacgcacacacacacgttcTGCCCCCACAGCTCCGCAGCACCCCTGAAGGCGGGCAGGCGCCAGCTCCTAGCAGGATCTGACCCATCTGCAACAAAAacaggcagggagaagaggcTGCTGCCCACCGCCCGCCCTCGATGGAGCCGGCAGCCCTGGCCCCCAGGCTGGTGTCTGTCCCCACGGCCCCGGGAAGCCCCAGggtccccccaccctgcacccaTCACACATACGGGGTGCGCAGCCGGGGCGGGGGCACAGCTATCAGCTCGAGAACCAGCGTCGGAAGAAATTGCCCAGCACGGACGAGGGGTCGCTCAGTTTGGGAGCGCAGAGCTCGTCTTGCTGTGGCCACGTGCCCGCGAACTGCGCCAGCTCCCCTGGGAGAGCAAGGAGAGCCCACTCAGGGGGGGCCCGGCCTGCTCCCCTCGCCCTCCTCAGCACCCCACTCACGGTCATCCATGTTGACCACCTCCTCCCGGTAGTCCTTGCTCTGCCCATCCTCCTTGGTGGTGGTGATGAAGGCCTGATCCCCCCTCCGGCGAGTCACTGTTGTCTCCCGGCGgccctggctgtcctgcacggTCCGACGCTCCTCCACCGCCTGCGCGGAGCACCGAGCCCTGAGTGAGACGCCACCATCCCGGGGGCTCTGCTCCTTGCGCTGGGGATGGTGTCCCCGGGTCACCTGTGGCCCCTTGCCGCACCCTCAGGGGACACTCACCCCATCCGGGAGAGTCACTTTGGTGACGGAGACGCTCTGGAAGTAAGAGCGGGACTTGGGCTCGTCAGGTTTCAAGATGGTCCCCAATCCCGCGGAGGAGACGTGGGAATCCAAGTCTGCGGGGGAAGACACGAGAGGGTGACAGCAGCGCGGGGACGTGCCCTGAGAGCTGCGGCAGCGCAGGCAGGTAGAGCAGGGACGGCAGAGACCCCAGGGCCGTGCTGCCGCCACTCACCCTGGTCTTCCTTCGGgccaggagaagctgggggaGCATCGTCCAGCTGCAAGGCAAAGCCACGCGCCGGTGACGGGGACGCAAAGCACCCAGTGGCGGGGACACAAGGCCCGACACCACGATGACAGGCTCCGACCGCAGCCGAGCCGGAGATGGCAGAGCCCTCACCCACCCCCAGGAAGGGTCTCCAGGGCCGGGGAGGGTCCCTGGCACCCTCAGGCCCCCCTGGAACCGCGCTGGGAGCGTCCGGCTGCTTCAGCATGGAGTCCCGCAGCGGCCGCCCCGCACTGCCCTCactggggccgggcagggggggctctgggggggaaaaagggggtTCGGGTCAGgccgggctgccggggggggctCCGCACCGGCCCCCAGAGCCCCCGGGGGGGCagccccatcccatccccaccGAGGGGTGGCGGGGGCCTGGCCCAGCTCCCCCCAAAGACCCCCAGGAGCTCGCCCATGTCCCGGAACAGCTCCTCGAAGGCGCCGCGGGTCCCGTCAGGGCTGAAGCCGAAGCCGAAGGCAAAGTCgtgggggggctgcggcggggtCGGGCCGtcatcatcctcctcctcctcctcgtcccACGCCGTGCCGCCGAACAGCGGGTCCCGGGGCCTGCGGGACCGCAGCGCTGAGACACGGAGCGACCGGGGGCCGGGCCAGGGCCCCCGGGGCAACAGGGGGTGGGGACAGCGGGAGCCACCGGGCCTGTGCGGGCGGGGGCACGGGGAGCAGCCtcgggggccgggccggggtctgcgcggggcgggggggagcgggggcgcccagccggggccgggggccggtACCTGTGCCGGCCCGGGAACCCGAAGAAGCCACGAAACACGTCGTAAAAGCTCATGGCGCTCCGCCCGGGGtgggccgccgcccgccgctaCCGGGTCGCACTGCCGTAAAGCGCCGCGGCCGCGCAGCGCCGCAAAGCGCTGCCGGGTGTCGCAAAGCGCCGCCATCGACCCGCCGCGGCCTGGAGCGAAGGCGGATCCACgggccccgcgcccggcccgcagccccccccccggcccccggccctgcctgtCCGGCTGCCGAGCCCGCCCGGGACCGCCCAGGGCCCCCCTTAGGGGCCGGGAGCCGTACGGGGCGGCGCTGGGCCCAGCGGGGGTCTCACAGAGAATGGGGGTGCGGGGGCACCGGGCCCTATCCTGCACCGGCTGGgggtcctgcagccctgccaggcgCCGGCTCTGCCCATGTGCCCCCCCGCCCAGCTCCATCAGCCCAGTCCATGACCCTCCCGCTCTGCTGGGACCCCAGAGCAccaggaggggctggaggcagcaagGGGACCCACCCCAACCCCTtaccctgcagccccccctgccccctcgtgctcagcacccactgccagGGCACCCACAGCCTCTGTCACACCAGAAGTCCCCTCCCATGACACCCAGTCCCTGCCCAAGGCCCTCACGGTGATGAGGGGGGTGGagagcgcccccccccccccccaggctcAGATGTGGGGCACCAGTAGCACCAGAGCAGGGGGTAACTGGGAGAAGGGCTGCGCACCACACAGGATGAGGCAGAGAAAtggaaggggggggggtgtccctggggagggagcagggaaaaggaTGGTGACATTGTCcctgtgctgggatgctggtgcagcagctgggagaggaaaaatccacaaaagggggatgggggggagggggggaagtgagggaggggggagggggggaaatctactccccccccacctcacccAGGCCTTCCCCCACCCTGCACCAAAAATATGGAACCAGGCTGAGAAAGtaggtattaaaaaatacacacatcACTTTGTGATCTTTATTCTCTTTAGTAAATCACCCACACGGGGGCTTCAGTTGAAGTGACCAGtttgaactgaaaaatacaagatCTGGactgcatagaaaaaaaaatagaccaaaaaaaaaaacccaaaccccaacccccaaaaaccaaaagcagaagaTACTTACAGCGTGCaaggagggcgggggggggacgggacgggggatggggggggggcaggaccTGCGCTAGGGGCCCATGGGGAGAGAGGGGGCACAGATGGAGAACGtaaaataagggggggggggccccCTCCGGGGCACCTCTGGGCCCATGGCAGAGAGCAGCGGAGGGTGGGCAAGGAAATGAGAGAACTACAGGACGGcgtggggtttttgtttttatatacaAGACACATTTATCCATTAAATTTAGAACACGGTACAAAAAAACACTTCAACTAATTCATCTTACAATGCTGTTCATATCAATTACTGTTCTTAATCCTAATAATAAGGGGGTTTGCTGTAGGCGACTCGCAGCTTCCACTCCTTTGGATCCAAGAGGttgtggggcagcaggagatggggggagaggaaggggaagaaaaaaaaaaaaaaaaaaaaaggagtaaaaaccaaaaaaggccCCTACGGCAAACGGTTGAGAATCTGAatgcagagaaaggaggagaaaaaaaaaaaaagaaaaaaagaaaaaatacaaattctatATTACATACAACAGGAAAGGTGGCTGAAGACAGACAATGCAGAGCCGCCTGCCGGCCCGCCCTGCCctcccggggggctgcggggcccaGGCGCGACCCCCCGGCAGGGCGCTCTCCTCCCCGGGCTCCTTCGGCGTCAGGTTCGGTGGGATTCTCTTCTGGAAGCAAGTGGTGGTGGGCGAGGGCTGTCCCCGGCCTCAGTTGGCGCCCCAGCTGTAGCTGTTGTAGGCAGACTTGTTGGCCTGGGATTTCTGGGGGATGGAGCTGCCTTGGCTGCGCTGCCCGGAGCCGCTCTGCGGGGAGGAGGCGAGAAGGAGAAGCGGCCGGTTACCGAGGGGGGGAACCGGTggtgccgccgccgcctgcggggGTCCCAACCCCGTGGCTCGACCGCAGGCACCGCCGTCCCCACGGGATGGCTCCGGCTCCTCGGCTGCTCGCTGACCCGCCTCAGCGCCACCGGCACCGGGGCGCACGCTGCCTCCTGCGACCCTCGTGCCACAccggctgccccccagcagccccagcaccctccctccGCTCTGCGCCTTCCTCCAGACCAGCACCGTGCCCGGAGCGCAGGCAGCGAGGGCcctggcagctctgcggggagggggggaaaggggggtgggggtgggggggaagggtCCGAgcaggggggtgtgtgtctgcgCGcgcgggtgtgtgtgtgtgcacatactGACTGAGGGCCTCTCTCCTCGCCTCGCGGGGCCacggggggggggagaaggaaggggcTACGTGAGCCTGGGGGGCCTTAGGGGCGGGGGGAGACCCCAGGGCAAGTGCAATGCATTATCAGAGAGGTTCATTACCTGGTCTTCCTGCTGGCGTTGGCAGCACAGTATCATCTGCAAATATGGAAGCTGTTGCAGTACCAGGATATGTAAAATAAAGGGACAAACTATGACAATAGAAATCCACGGTTAGACCTGCAAGCTACGGCGGGGTCATGGCTGTGGTGAGGAACCCCTTCGCTGCTGGCCTGCGGAGCCCCCGCTCCGAGGACGGGGGAGCTGAGGGCGTACCAGGCGTGTCTGCGGGAAGGGGCACGACCCCACCGTACCTGGTATGGGCCGGCACCAAGGGGGCTGTGCCGAGACCCCCCCAGCGGAGCGCACCCCGGGGCCTTCCTCACCTCATCCTCTTATCGGCCCTGTGTGTATGTGCAGGTGTGAGCGTGTGCGTGTCACCGCGTGTCCGCATGTGTCCGCCGCAGGGCgtgaaggagggagggagaggggggccggggtggggggtgggggggagcaaGAGCCCTAGGAGATACCCCAGCAAGGGCCGGGGAGCCGGGGGGGTCACTTACCTGCCCGTCCtgctgcaggtggtggtggaggatCTGCGAGTGGGGCTGCTGATGCGGGGTCAGGATGTGCAtgaaaggggtgggggggtacGCCGCCGCCGTCGCAGGGTTGATGGGGCCGCCGCTGCCCAGCGCTGAAGGCAGGTTGAAGGAGGCTGCCGGGGTTCCAGTGTGAAATCCCTGCTTCTCGAAGGATTGCTGGGGAGGAGACGCCAACGGCGGAGtaaggggctgggggccgggtggtgctcccctgcccctgcccagctctaCAGGTCACAGGCCCCAGCGTCAGCGCATGGCAGAGATTCTGCCTGTTCTCGGCACCTGTGGCTCGCTCTGGGCTTGCAGTTGCTCTAAGCTGGGAAGGGTTAATAaatcccttcccttctccctggctggctgctcccaggggGAGAGGCCTGGCTGCCGGGCAGGCTCTCTCAGAGCTGCCTTTTCGCTCCCCAGTGTGAAGCGGCTGTGAAGCAGCGCCTTCCTGGAGCGCGCCCCAGGCACTAACCTGAGTTTTGGAGTAGACAGAGCCCGAGATGTCCGGCACTCCTGTATTACTGGATGTCACAGATACacctggggagaaggaaaggcaaGCGAGCGTTAGGGCAGCGGCCCTGGGTTCAGCAAGAGCCAGCGTCAGGGGGTGCAGAGCTCTAGCGGGCGGCAGCCACGTGAGGTTCAGAGACGGACATCGCCCTGGGAAGCGGCGTCTTGGCAAGGCCAAGCTGCAAAGCAGCCGTACGAGCTGAAGTCGTTCCACTCTGACCACAAGCGGTTCATCTGAACGCCTCCAGAAACATATTTAGGGGCCTGCTGCCACCCAGAGAAACGCATTCTTGAAGAGCCCAGAAAATAGGAACCCTGAGAAGTAGCTGGAGggatgcagcaggaaaacttcCAGCACAACATGGTAGCAAGAACAACTTGCGAGCTCCTCCGATATAAACTGGGCAACTGCACGTCAAGGTGACTCTGGCACGGTTGGTGCGACGACTGGCAATGCTGGCACACAACCTGCGTTTGGTGCTGGCTGTTTCTGAAAGGTGGTGGCACAGAGAAAAACCTCAGCAATCGTGTAAGGCCCAGAAAAAGTGCTGAAATGCAAGAGGCTTGAAGGACTCGGTACCAGGTGAGCCAGTACAGAGCTGCAGTATCTTcgccaagagaaaaaaacccagcgTGTTGAAGGGCTGTGACGTAGCGAAGAAAGGCACAACAGGATTTTTTAAAGGCTGGAAGAGGACCCAGATGCAGGCCCCAGACATTAACCAGTGAAACCCAGTACTGAGACAAGCTGCAGGTTCACAATCTTCTTGCATCTTTGAATCAAAGAGGACCCTTCTCCAGAATGCCCGTGCCTGCCAAACACAGGGGGTCAAGCAAGTTCCCAGGCTCAAATCTGGAATAATTATGGTTCTACTGATCACATACAGGCAGTAAACCACCgaaccaaaccccaaacaattcAGCAGCGTGAGCTCTCTGACGTGAATCCAAGGCCCCAGCCACCTGACTGCTGGCCACAGAGGGGGTGAAGTGCTCCGTACTCCTTAAACCCGCTCCAGACCTGGATGCAGAACAAGCCAGGGCCTTTCCAAGGAGAATCAAATGACCTGCGAGTTGCACCGTGGCCGTTTTCCTCCCTTACTGCTGGAAACAGTAAGACAGCAGCCCCCTTGCTGCTCAGTGAGATTGTGAACAAACCCCGCCACTGTCGGCGTCACCTGCTGAGAAGGACGCTCCGTCGGGTCCCTTACCAGTGCTGTATCCGTGAGAGCCGTAGCCGCTGGGCTGCTGAAAAGGGGTGGCTGATGCGTTGACGCTGACATTCACACCATGCTGCTTGGAAGAGGTAGGAGCAACCTACagaaagaagagcagcagagtgaGGAGAGGCTTTGCCGCATTCCCCTCCTGCCCAAATCCCAGGCCCTGCCTCTGGGAGACTCACAGGGAACACGGCGGGCCCATACTGGAAGGTGCTGGGGAGCCCTGGTACCCCTGTGTAGTAGGGCAGACTGGTGTAACTGTAGCCAGGAGGCAGCGCCGGGTTCAGGAACGTCTGCTGCGTGGTGTGGTGAGTCTGGGTCTGGCTCTGCTGAGGCTGGGCCAAAGTTGTTGCAGGAGCGGGGGAAGAGGCATCGCCTCGGCCGAATTTTGTTAAGTCACCTGGAACAGAGAGATGAAAGGAGATGATGGAGGAACAGCCCTGTCAGATCCCAGCCCATTCCAGCTCAGCCCACAGGTGACCCAGCCTTCTGATCAATGGTGCCTTGAATCACCCCCCCTCCTACAGCTATTAAGGACCAGCCCCAAAGCTCTCAGATCCTGGCACGCTGATAAGGCTAAGCTGTTAATTGCTCTCCTTGTCCCTGAGAGGActtcagcagggcagggaaacCCACAGCAGCCTAAGCTACAGCGCTGCACTGCCTGCCAGTCAGCCTGCCAcctccctgagcctcctcctgcATCAGCAGCAGGTCTGAACTCAACCCCACTCCCTCCAGAGCCAGACCCGAGGCCAGGGCAGCGGCCGGGGGGTCCTGTCCCAACCCCCCTCCCTCCAGAGCCAGACCAGAGGCCAGGGGGGTCCTGTCCCAACCCCCCTCCCTCCAGAGCCAGACCCgaggccagggcagcagccaggggggTCCTGTCCCATGGGCAAACAGCTCCTCATTGAAGAGGAGAGTCAAGTATCTTCCAGGTGAGGATGTGTGAATGGCCCCTTTTTACAGCAGGGCTCATGCCTCCCTCTCTCTTGCTGGTGGCGCTAAATCAAAAACTGCCGCAGAGGCTCAGCAGCCCGCAAAACTGGGAAATAATATCACAAAACTGGGAAATATCgcttcctcccttcccagtCTGGGCACTGCACCAgggcctggctgcagggctcGGGGAAGCTCCCTTTGCTGCTCTTCACGAGCACCTGCTCGGCTCTTCCATGTAAACACTCCCCCTATTCAGAGCTCTCACAGTAAGCCAGTGAAATTCTCAGTGCTGCCCCAGCTCACAAGCGAGTCCAGGATAGCCACAGACGTTAATTACCACCAGTGCCAACTTGGCAAATtatgcaggcagcagtgcctgcGCTCTGAGCTGGGATTTCAGCCTCAGCACGCCGGGCAAAAGCACTTGTGCACAAACAGgctcctgctgaagcaggggGGAAGCGGTGCTGGAAAAAAGAGTGATCTGCAAAGTGTGACAATTCCTAAAACATGTGAAAGTTCTGCACAACTGCTGCCCGCTGTGAATCCGCAGCGTGAATAAAGGCACCTACCAACTTCAGTGCGAGATCAGCCGCCCAGCGGGCATCACATTCGAATCTGACAGGTCCTAAATGCCCAGTTTGCTTTCTCCATGAGACAAACCCCCTCATTTCCCCAGATtgtgtttatttgtatttttaccTTAAGTGCTTGAGCAGCACTGCTTAACCCCTGCCTCACCACGACCTGAAAAGCAGTTCCCCAGTTTTACACCTCATAGATTCTTTCAGCCTGTCCTTGCTCCCTTTCCTTGTCCACCTCCTCCGGGTAACACGCCTCGACACAACCAGATGATCAACAGGAAGAATTTAGCTGCTGAGAAGCATGCTCCACACCAGGTGCAGGCACAACTCCAGCGGACGACGGCACAAGCAACTAGTTATACTAGTTACACCTTACTAGTTGTAAGCAGCAGCGCAAACACACGACGGGATACACGATGTTTTTTCCCTACCAGAGTACGGATTGCTGCTCAGGCTGCCATCTCTTCCAGTCAGTGGGGTGGTGGGCGTAGGGAATGGGATGCTGTAGTAATCCTGAGGGATAAACCCAAAAAAGTTTTATGAGCTCTGTCCAAAGATGTAAAGCAGTATCTTTCGGAAAAGAGGAATTTTGGACTGCAGCCGCTAGATATGTTGGGAGTATTGCAGTTCCATCAGCCACACGGAGGCTGATCGCAGTGTACAGCAACCCCAGGTTTTTGTAGCATGCACCATCCCCCTTGTCTGGCTATTAGAAGAACCAGATAAGGTCTACTGGTATGCAGTCCTTACGCTGCCTGGGCTTCCCCCTCTGCTCTACCACAGAATGTCCTGTTGCTAAATAAACCCCATTGTCATAAAAGTAAGTAGTCGCTGCCTCTTGCAAGGATGAGAGGCAAATATCTACAACGGCTCATCACACCAGTGCCCGGCGAAAGAGCTCTGCCTGCCGCAGCTCTCACGtttccccagccccaccatcGATACCGCTGTCTGAATAATTAACTCTTAACTCCAAGGAGCAGCTGATGaactcctggctgctgccacagAGAGGCACATCCCCTTAGCATCCTATTTTCCCAGCTCTTCTGGACCACTTCCCAGCCTGCCCCCTCCGTCTGCCCAAAGCCCGCAGCATCAGCGAGGAGCTCGTCAGTTTTCAGTACTCACCAACGGGAATCTCGTCTGGAGCATTTGCAAGTCATCATATCCATACACCTGTGGCTAGAAAAAGAGCAGGAGATGATGTGAGGGACACAGACCAGATAAAGACACTTATAAACGTTTAGATAAGTGTGAGACAAAGGCAGAAACAATCAGTGGCTAAACAATTACCTAGGAGCAAGCAGCCATCACTCACTACCCCAAGACTGACACTGCCAAGAGTGGTTTTATGAGCTGCTCAAATGAAGCAAGCACCGATGCCTAGCACCTGCTCTGGACCACAAAGGCACTCAGTAGTTTTCCTCTAGAAATTATTCCAACACCAAACATTCGTCCTCACCTTCAGAAGAGGGCCGCGACACACCGCTAGACTCGGTGGCCATCGCCACCCTTGTTCTGACTACTCGGCCTTTGCCATACCGCGCTGCCGATACAGCTCTACGCTTTCATGAGCCCCagaggctggggggtgggggtgcctGCAGAGAACAGGCAGAGTCTGCTCTGGGGTGCCCAGAATTACAGACATTTACTCCCACGGGCACATGGATTttgtctgctgctgttttatggaaaacagCAGGTCCAAACTCCTCCCATCCAAGGCAGTCCCACTGGGCTTATGTTGCAGGTTTTGGTTTCTCCGCTACATGacatccctccctgccagctAGGAGGGATCCCGTGGCATGATAACTGCAAAGAGCTGGTCAGCCCACTCACCGGATACGCATGTAGCAACCCTGGAGCCATGATGTACGGATTAGGCAACAACGGTGGGACTCCAGGAGGGAGATTGGGAGgggcttttcctgaaa
Encoded here:
- the HAX1 gene encoding HCLS1-associated protein X-1 isoform X1, which encodes MSFYDVFRGFFGFPGRHRPRDPLFGGTAWDEEEEEDDDGPTPPQPPHDFAFGFGFSPDGTRGAFEELFRDMGELLGVFGGSWARPPPPLEPPLPGPSEGSAGRPLRDSMLKQPDAPSAVPGGPEGARDPPRPWRPFLGLDDAPPASPGPKEDQDLDSHVSSAGLGTILKPDEPKSRSYFQSVSVTKVTLPDGAVEERRTVQDSQGRRETTVTRRRGDQAFITTTKEDGQSKDYREEVVNMDDRELAQFAGTWPQQDELCAPKLSDPSSVLGNFFRRWFSS
- the HAX1 gene encoding HCLS1-associated protein X-1 isoform X2; this translates as MSFYDVFRGFFGFPGRHRPRDPLFGGTAWDEEEEEDDDGPTPPQPPHDFAFGFGFSPDGTRGAFEELFRDMGELLGVFGGSWARPPPPLEPPLPGPSEGSAGRPLRDSMLKQPDAPSAVPGGPEGARDPPRPWRPFLGLDDAPPASPGPKEDQDLDSHVSSAGLGTILKPDEPKSRSYFQSVSVTKVTLPDGGSVLRAGGGGASDRAGQPGPPGDNSDSPEGGSGLHHHHQGGWAEQGLPGGGGQHG